In the Dolichospermum flos-aquae CCAP 1403/13F genome, TAAATTAAAGTAAAAACTGTATCTATGCTTACGACTTTAATTTTCCGAAATATACTTTTCATTACAGCTTTAAAAAAAGATAATAGCGAGAATGGGGGCAGAAGAAATGATTGTTTATTTGCTCTTGTGAAATAATGGTAGCCATCTCAGAGAACATTCAGAACCGATTAACTATACAAACTGTAGAAATTGCCCCTAATACCACTGCGATTCGTTCTCTTGACTGGGATCGGGATCGTTTTGATATTGAATTTGGTTTACAAAATGGTACAACCTATAATTCATATTTAATTAGAGGTGAACAAACCGTTTTAATTGATACTTCTCACCAGAAGTTTCGTGATCTTTATTTACAGACTCTCAAGGGTTTAGTTAATCCTAAGACTATTGATTATATAATTGTTAGCCATACTGAACCTGATCATAGTGGTTTGGTAGAAGATATTTTACAGTTAGCTCCCAGAGCCACTGTTTTAGCTTCTAAAGTAGCTTTGCAATTTTTAGAAGGTTTGGTACATGAGCCTTTTTCTAAGCGAATTGTCAAAAGTGGCGATCGCATGAAAATTGGCAAAGATCATGAAATGGAATTTGTCAGCGCTCCCAATTTACACTGGCCAGATACTATTTTTAGCTTTGATCGCAAAACCCAAGTTCTCTACACTTGTGATGCCTTCGGAATGCACTACTGTGATGATCGCACTTTCGACGAAGATTTAGAAGCAATTGAAGCTGATTTTCGCTTTTATTACGATTGTTTAATGGGTCCTAATGCTCGTTCTTTGCTAAATGCAATGAAGAGAATGGGTGAACTTGGGGAAATTAAAATTATCGCCAATGGACACGGACCATTACTACATCATAACCTGGATATTCTTAGAGAATATTATTACAATTGGAGTCAAAAACAAGCGAAAACAGAAACTACTGTCGGTTTGTTTTATGTCTCTGGTTATGGACATAGCGATCGCATAGGACACGCAATTGGTGATGGTTTACAAAAGGCTGGTGTTGGTGTCGAAGTATTGGATTTAAACACCGCAGAAAGTCAAGAAATTCAAGAATTAGCCGGGAGAGCTTCTGGTTTAATTGTAGGTATGCCTTCTACCAGTGCAATCAAAGCGCAAGCCGCAATTAGTTCATTATTAGCAGTTGCTAAAAACAAACAAGTAGTTGGTCTATTTGAATCCTATGGTGGCGATGATGAACCCATTGATACTCTCAGACGCAAATTTATTGATTTAGGTATTAAGGAAGCTTTCCCAGCTATTCGCATTAAAGAAACCCCCACTGATGCTACCTATAAACAATTTATAGAAGCCGGAAATGGTTTAGGACAATTGTTAGTGCGGGAACGCAATATTAAACAAATCAAATCTCTCGACGTGAACATGGAAAAAGCGTTGGGAAGAATTAGTAATGGTTTGTATATTGTCACTGCCAAAAAAGGCGAGATTAGCGGCGCAATGATCGCATCTTGGGTAACACAAGCCAGTTTACAGCCTTTGGGTTTTACCATTGCTGTAGCTAAAGATCGCGCTTTAGATAATTTATTACAAGTAGGCGATCGCTTTGTTCTTAACGTTCTTGAAGAAGGCAATTATCAAGACCTGAAAAAGCATTTTCTCAAACGTTTAAATCCCGATGCTGATAGATTTGCAGAAGTAAAAACCCAAACTGCTAAAAACGGTTCACCCATTCTTACCGACGCACTCGCATACATGGAATGTGAAGTTGTTAATAGTATGGAATGTAGTGATCACTGGATTTTATACTGCAAAGTTGAAGATGGCAAAGTTTCCAAACCTGATGGAATTACCGCAGTTCGTCATCGCAAAGTCGGAAATTACTATTAATTAGTCAGTTGTCAGTTGTTAGTTGTTAGTTGTCAGTGAATAATTTTCTTTCTTCTTTCTTCTTTATTCTTTTTTTTCTTTCTCCTGACTCCTGACTCCTGACTCCTCATATTTACCCATCTTTCATAATTATTATGACACTTCCAGATTCATTCTCTAACGTTGTTGAATCCGCTAAAAATTGGGTTTCTCAAGTTTTTTCGACCCAACAAGCATCCATGAGCGATTCCAGACCAAGAGACGTACAAATCCTACCAATTGCTACTAACACAAAGGTGATGAGAGCGCGGAGTAAATCGCGGTTAAGATTTGAAATTGAGTATGCTCTAGAACGGGGAACTACTTCTAATAGCTATTTAATAGAATCCGATAAAACTGCTATCACAGACCCTCCAGTAGAAGGATTTACAGAAATTTATTTGGAAGCATTACAGAAAACAATCAATGTGCAAAAGTTGGATTATGTGATTTTGGGACATTTTAATCCCAACCGTGTCCCAACTTTAAAAGCAATTTTACAATTTGCACCACAAATTACCTTTGTTTGTTCTCTTCCCGCTGCGAATAATTTACGTGCTGCTTTCACCGACCAAGATATCAAAGTTTTAGTCATGCGGGGGAAAGAAACCCTAGATTTAGGTAAAGGTCATGTTTTGAAATTCTTACCTACTCCTAGCCCTCGTTGGCCGGAAGCACTTTGTACTTATGACCAACAAACCCAAATTCTCTTTACAGATAAGCTATTTGGCGCACATATCTGCGGTGAAGAAGTATTTGATGATCATTGGGAAACTTTCAAAGAAGACCAACGTTATTACTTTAATTGCCTCATGGCTCCTCATGCAACTCATGTTGAGTCAACTTTGGAGAAAATTTCCGATTTCCAAGTCAGAATGTATGCTGTCGGTCATGGACCCTTGGTACGCACCAGTTTAATCGAATTAACAAAATTATACAGTGAGTGGAGTCGCGCTCAAAAAGATCGAGAAATATCTGTAGCACTTCTCTATGCCTCTGCCTATGGTAACACTGCCACCTTAGCACAAGCAATGGCCTTAGGATTAACCAAAGGTGGCGTTGCAGTTAAATCTGTGAACTGCGAATTTGCTTCTTCTGACGAAATCCGCACTGCATTGGCAGAAGCTGATGGTTTTATCATTGGAACTCCCACCATAGGTGGACACGCACCTACTCCTATTCATACCGCTTTAGGGATTGTCCTCTCTACAGGTGATAATACCAAACCTGCGGGAGTCTTTGGTTCTTACGGTTGGAGTGGTGAAGCTTTAGACTTGGTAGAATGCAAACTCCGAGACGCTGGTTATCGTTTTGGTTTTGATACCCTAAAAGTCAAGTTTAAACCTGATGAAGTTACTCTCAAATATTGCGAAGAAGTCGGTACAGACTTTGCTCAAAGTTTGCGAAAAGCCAAGAAAGTGCGTGTTCCTCAACAAGCTGCAACCCCCACAGAACAAGCTGTAGGCCGGATTATTGGTTCTGTTTGTGTAATTAGTGCCAAGCAGGGAGAATTTTCTACAGGGATGATGGGTGCTTGGGTATCTCAGGCTACTTTTAATCCACCGGGAATTACTGTAGCGATCGCTAAAGATCGAGCCGTTGAATCTCTATTATATCCTGGTGGTAAATTTGTCTTGAATATCCTCCCTGAAGGTGTTCATCTGGAATACATGAAGCATTTTCGCAAGAGTTTCCAACCTGGAGAAGATAGATTTGCTAACTTCCCCAAAGCCGAAGCGGATAATGGCTGTACCATCTTAACAGAGGCTTGTGCATATCTAGAATGTTTAGTGCAGCAGCGGCTAGAATGCGGTGATCATTGGGTAATATACGCAACCGTAGACAACGGTAAATTACTCAAGCCTGATGCTATGACTGCTATTAACCACCGGAAAACAGGCTCATACTATTAAAGTATATATTATAGCCCCCGTCCTCGCTTGCGGTGAACCGGCGCTGTAGGCGGGTTTCCCACCGTAGGCGACTGGTGAATCCGAAGGGGGAGGGGGTTGGGGGTGGGGTTCTTGTATTTTAACCCACATTCCGCACCCCAAACTGTCACAGAGGAAAATTACGTAGAGAGAAATCAAAGTGAGCTTGACACTCCCCGGTCTAAAGACGCGGGGATTCTATAGAGAGTTTCAGTCTATATCTCTCAGTTATCCCAGCTTCAGGCAGGGTTCCTTAAATATTTGGGTTCTTGCCCTGATCCTGTTTGCCATTACTGGCAGAATCATCTCTGACAAGCGTAACTTTCCGAGAGTCCCCCGGTAGGTTTTTAATGTCTTTGCTGACAATTTAATTGTCTCACGAATATGGATTAAAAGAATGCAGAATTTAGAATTTAGAATTTAGAATTACGTTTTGCAACGGGGATTTTACCCCGACGCAAAACCCGCTGCTTGTAGAAGCAGGGGACTTTAACCCCCAAAGGTAAGTTAAAATTTGAAATAATTTCAAATTTTTAAATTAATGTCAATGCAGGATAAAGGAAAGCCTCTAGCCTTCATCCCTTGTCTAAAGCACAGATGTAGCTGACTTAGGAAGCTACATCTTCAAGGGTTTTCGGCATTTCCCTTATAAAAACAGACGGGGATGTAGAAACCCCTGGCTCAAATGAAGTTAGCCAGGGGTAGTTCATAAAATCTACCGACTATTTTGCATTCTGACTCTTAGAAGTGTAATAAACCTTACTACCTGTATCTGGAACAAAATGACAACCAATAGCGGAATTCCACAAAGACTTCCAAACTGGTTCTTTCGATTCATGGAAAT is a window encoding:
- a CDS encoding diflavin flavoprotein, translating into MVAISENIQNRLTIQTVEIAPNTTAIRSLDWDRDRFDIEFGLQNGTTYNSYLIRGEQTVLIDTSHQKFRDLYLQTLKGLVNPKTIDYIIVSHTEPDHSGLVEDILQLAPRATVLASKVALQFLEGLVHEPFSKRIVKSGDRMKIGKDHEMEFVSAPNLHWPDTIFSFDRKTQVLYTCDAFGMHYCDDRTFDEDLEAIEADFRFYYDCLMGPNARSLLNAMKRMGELGEIKIIANGHGPLLHHNLDILREYYYNWSQKQAKTETTVGLFYVSGYGHSDRIGHAIGDGLQKAGVGVEVLDLNTAESQEIQELAGRASGLIVGMPSTSAIKAQAAISSLLAVAKNKQVVGLFESYGGDDEPIDTLRRKFIDLGIKEAFPAIRIKETPTDATYKQFIEAGNGLGQLLVRERNIKQIKSLDVNMEKALGRISNGLYIVTAKKGEISGAMIASWVTQASLQPLGFTIAVAKDRALDNLLQVGDRFVLNVLEEGNYQDLKKHFLKRLNPDADRFAEVKTQTAKNGSPILTDALAYMECEVVNSMECSDHWILYCKVEDGKVSKPDGITAVRHRKVGNYY
- a CDS encoding diflavin flavoprotein, translating into MSDSRPRDVQILPIATNTKVMRARSKSRLRFEIEYALERGTTSNSYLIESDKTAITDPPVEGFTEIYLEALQKTINVQKLDYVILGHFNPNRVPTLKAILQFAPQITFVCSLPAANNLRAAFTDQDIKVLVMRGKETLDLGKGHVLKFLPTPSPRWPEALCTYDQQTQILFTDKLFGAHICGEEVFDDHWETFKEDQRYYFNCLMAPHATHVESTLEKISDFQVRMYAVGHGPLVRTSLIELTKLYSEWSRAQKDREISVALLYASAYGNTATLAQAMALGLTKGGVAVKSVNCEFASSDEIRTALAEADGFIIGTPTIGGHAPTPIHTALGIVLSTGDNTKPAGVFGSYGWSGEALDLVECKLRDAGYRFGFDTLKVKFKPDEVTLKYCEEVGTDFAQSLRKAKKVRVPQQAATPTEQAVGRIIGSVCVISAKQGEFSTGMMGAWVSQATFNPPGITVAIAKDRAVESLLYPGGKFVLNILPEGVHLEYMKHFRKSFQPGEDRFANFPKAEADNGCTILTEACAYLECLVQQRLECGDHWVIYATVDNGKLLKPDAMTAINHRKTGSYY